DNA sequence from the Catharus ustulatus isolate bCatUst1 chromosome 7, bCatUst1.pri.v2, whole genome shotgun sequence genome:
TTGATTGATTTCTGTGTTCAGGAGGGTGGATTTCTGTGTTGGGACAGGAATTGAGTTCCCATTTCTGGTGTGTGAGGGGAATCCTCATGAAAGGAactgtttttctctcatttcttccTGACTTTCCATTTCCTGTGAAGGGAGGTGttccttctgtcttttcagAGGTTCTCTGTTTTAATGAAACACCAGGGTCCTCTAGTGAGCATGCACTAAGGATCTCTGATGGAACCTTGATTCTGCCAGCTAAAGGGATTGTGAGAATTAGTTGATAGTGGGACAAAGTTTTGGATTTGTATACTGATTGGTCCTCATGGGATCTCCCAGAAGACCTTAAAAACACTTTGCTGGCTCCAAAGCCCATCCCTGATGCCCGGAGTGGTCTGATTTGACACAACCAGCGCAGCTGGACTGGCACTGAGTGTTTGGGTGCAGCCTTGTGCATGCACCAATTGATCCAATGTGCCGTGTGCTTGGGTTCCTTGGGCTGCTGCCAAGAGCCCTGTGTAGTGTTCCTCCTGGAGagcctcctctgctgctccagtggTGAGGCCGAAATGTTGGGTGAGGTGTTTTGCTGCTCTGGCATTCTCTTTGCTCATATTCCTTAGGATTTCTGGGGTGTGAGGTAGGATCACAAAGTCACTATGGCAATTCCACCCATGCCCAAGTGTGGAGGTGGCTGTGACAGCTTGCAGACATCGCCGTGCACACTGGGATTGGCCATGTGAGCATTCACACAACTCCACCACTGCTGGACTCTCTTGGGGCCATTGTCAGTGACCAAAAGAAAGCCAAAATTAGGCCCTGAATTGTTCTGTGGAAAGTCCCTCTCAAAAGTGCTCCTAAATGTCTGGTCAAACCTCCCAGCTTACAAAGCCAACCCTTGCATGCCCTGATACAAGTCTGGGGCACTGGACGTGTTTCCTGCTTGATGTGGGTCACACGTCCTGCAGAAACCTGGCCTCATCCTTCCACCTTCTGTGTCTTCTCAGCCTGGAAACTGTTGTAAAAGAACTGTTCAACAGCTTCCATGGGGTCTGGGTCATCTAGACTTGAGTTTTccaagagagagggagaggggacaggccTTGcctgaagggaaggaaaatctcTGCTGGGCTGAATGGTGATGTGCATGTGACACATCCCCTATATGTGACACAACACCTGAACACGTAGAAGTCCAGCCAGAGAGAAGGAATCCAAAGTGCAGTTCTGGAGCAATTTCTGGCTTCTTAGGGCACCCTTTACTGTTCCTCTGATACAGAAAGGTGGAGTTACATGATGATTCTATGGACTTGGCAGGAATTCCATGCCCCCTATGCaaccttttatcacatcagGGGTTATAGATTTACCACTCAGCGCAATAAATAAGGATCCAAAGTTGGGCTGTGGCACACACCACTTCAAAGTGTGGAAGGGACACCAGTGCTCCGGTGCTGCCGTGGATTTCCTTCCCTGGAGGCACTCACctgatccctgcaggaatggcCCCAGGGCTCAGTCCTTCTCCAGCAGTTGTGGTCCTGCTCCTGACCCTCCTGGGCCTGGCTTGTGCTGGGAAGCTCCTGGTGGTGCCAATGGACGGGAGCCACTGGCTCAGCATGCGGGAGGTGgtggacatgctccagcagaAGGGACATGAGGTGGTCGTGGTGGCACCTGAAGTGTCTTTGCACATCAAGCCATCAAAGAACTTTGTGATGAAAATGTACTCAGTCCCCTACACAGaggaagagatggagaaaattTTCAAGTCATTCTTTCAGGTTGCATTTGAAGAGGGAtctttttttgaaagattttttaaagtgtacAGAAGTATGAAAAGTTTGGCTGACTTGGAGTTCTCCAGCTGTGAACAGCTCTTGCAAAACAAGGAGCTCATCAGTTACCTTGAGGAGAGCAAGTTTGATGCTGTCTTTACAGACCCTTTCCTACCCTGTGGGGCAATCCTGGCAGAACATCTTTCACTTCCTTCTGTGTATTTCTTACGAGGAATCCCGTGTGGGTTAGATTTTGAAGCCACTCAGTGTCCCAAGCCGCCTTCATATGTCCCCAGGATACATACAGACAATACAGACCGCATGACCTTTCTCCAGCGAGTGAAGAATCTGCTCCATGACATCCCAGATATTTTCCTCTGTGATTTTGTCTTTGACCAATTCTCAAAACTCGCTTCTGAGTTCCTGCAGAGGGAGGTGACTGTGCTGGATCTCTTCCGGAAGAGCTCTGTTTGGCTCCAGAGGTTAGATTTTGTGCTTGACTATCCCAGACCCCTAATGCCAAACATCATTCCAATTGGAGGAGTAAATTGTGCTCACAAGGAGCTGCCTCAGGTAGGTCTGGtttaaatctgtgttttgaTTGATTTCTGTGTTCAGGAGGGtggatttctgtgttttgaaagcAATCAAGATCCCATTTCTGGTGAGTGAGGGGAATCCTCATGAAATGAACTGTTTTTTGCACATTTTCCCCATACAATCGACATCCTGTGTAGTCATCTTTCCTTATGGATTTTAAATGGTGCTCAGTTGTAGCTAAACAGCAGTGTTTTCCAGTGAGGGTTTCTGGTGGAACATTGATTGCAGCAGCCAAGGGATTGTTGAAATTTGTGGAAACTATAAAAAATTGCTGGGTTCCATTACTAAACAGCTCCCACAGGTTTTCCCAGAAAAGCTTAACAACTCCTTTTTGATGGACATGCCCAGCCCTCATGCCTGAAGCAGGTCTGATTTGACACATCCTGCAAAGCTTGACTGGCACTGAGGCTTTGGGTTTGGGTGCAACCTTGGAGATGATGCCAAACTTCGGGTTGCCTGGGCTGCTGGCAAGAGCCCTGTGCAGTGTTCCTCCTGGAGagcctcctctgctgctccaggggagaGCATGGATAGTTGGGTGAGTTCTTTGGGTGCCCTGGCTTTCTCTTCAGTCTTACTCCTTAAGATTGTTGTGATGAGGGCTGGGAAGCCCAATAAGTGGGAATTCCACCCATCCCCAAGTGTGCAGGAGACAATGACACCTTACAGACATCCCCATGCACACTGGGAATGGCCACGTGAGCATTCACACAACTCCACCACTGCTGGACACCACTGGTGCTTTGTCAGTGacaaaaacaaaggcagaattAAGTCCTGAATTGTTCTGTGGAAAGTCTCCCTCACAGAGCGCTCATGAAGGTCTCTTCATAAACTGGCATCATTCTTCCATCTCTTCTGTCTTCATATTCCATAAACCATCTTAAGGAGCTCTTCCAGAATGGCTGTGGGGGTCTCAGTCACCCAGACATGAGTTTTCCATGAGagcaggacaagggacagcTTAACCTGGTCAGAAGAGAAGCCTCTTCTGGGCTGAATGGTGATGTGCATGTGTCACATCTCCTACATGTGACACATCTCCACATGTAAAGAAGTCCATCCAGAGGAAAGGAATCCAAAGTGCAGTCCCAGGAGTAACCCCTGCCTCCCTGTAGGGTACTCTGGACTGTTCTTCTGATAGAGAAAGGTGGAGGTATTTATCGGTTCTATGGACTTGGCAGGAATTCCATGCCCATTTTGCAGCTTTTTATCATATCAGGGATTACACATTTACCACCCAGCACATTAAATAAGTACCCAAAGTTGGGCTGTGGCACAGATGATCTGAAGGCGTGGAGCAGACACCAGTGCTCCGGTGCTGCTGTGGATTTCCTTCCCTGGAGACCTTACCctgatccctgcaggaatggcCCCGGGGCTCAGTCCTTCCCCACCAGTTGTGGttctgctcctggccctgctgggtcTGGCTACTGCTGGGAAGCTCCTGGTGGTGCAAGTGGATGGGAGCCCATGGCTCAGCGTTCAGGAAGTGCTGAACACACTGAGGCAGAAGGGACACGAGGTGGTTGTGCTGGCACCTGAAGTCTCCGTGCACATCAAGCCATCTGAGAACTATGAGATGAAAATATACTCAGTCCCCTTCACAAAGGAAGATCTCGAGAAAGATATGAAGGCGTATTTTCGTGTTTTATTTGAAGAAGGAtctttttttgaaagattttttaaagtatttgaaaGTACGAAAAGACTCACTGATTTTTGGATCTCCAGCTGTGAACAGCTCTTGCAAAACAAAGAGCTCATCAGGTACCTTGAGGAGAACAAGTTTGATGCTGTCTTTACAGACGCTTTCCTACCCTGTGGGGCAATCTTGGCAGAGCATCTTTCAATTCCTACCATATTTTTCTATAGATTAACACCATGTGAGTTAGAATTTGAAGCCACTCAGTGTCCCAGTCCTCCTTCCTATGTGCCCAGGACATTTTCAGACAATGCAGACCACATGACCTTTCTCCAGCGAGTGATGAATCTGCTCTACGACATCcctaatatttttctctgtgattttgctAATAAACCCTACTCAAAACTGGCTTCCGAGTTCCTGCAGCGGGAGGTGACTGTGCAGGATCTCTTACGGAAGGGCTCTGTTTGGCTCTTCAGGTTAGATTTTGTGCTTGACTATCCAAGACCCGTGATGCCCAACATCATTCCAATTGGAGGACTGAACTGTTCTCCGAagaagcacagagagctgccTGAGGTGGGTCTGGTTCAAATCCATGCCTTGATTGATTTCTGTGTTCAGGAGGGTGGATTTCTGTGTTGGGATAGGAATTGAGTTCCCATTTCTGGTGAGTGAGGGGAATCCTCATGAAAGGAactgtttttctctcatttcttccTGACTTTCCATTTCCTGTGAAGGGAGGTGttccttctgtcttttcagGGGTTCTCTGTTGTAACGAAACACCAGGGTCCTCTAGTGAGCATGCACTAAGGATCTGTGATGGAATGTTGATTCTGCCAGCTAAAGGGATTGTGAGAATTAGTTGATAGTGGGACAAAGTTTTGGATTTGTATACTGATTGGTCCTCATGGGATCTCCCAGAAGACCTTAAAAACACTTTGCTGGCTCCAAAGCCCATCCCTG
Encoded proteins:
- the LOC116998677 gene encoding UDP-glucuronosyltransferase 1A1-like, producing MAPGLSPSPPVVVLLLALLGLATAGKLLVVQVDGSPWLSVQEVLNTLRQKGHEVVVLAPEVSVHIKPSENYEMKIYSVPFTKEDLEKDMKAYFRVLFEEGSFFERFFKVFESTKRLTDFWISSCEQLLQNKELIRYLEENKFDAVFTDAFLPCGAILAEHLSIPTIFFYRLTPCELEFEATQCPSPPSYVPRTFSDNADHMTFLQRVMNLLYDIPNIFLCDFANKPYSKLASEFLQREVTVQDLLRKGSVWLFRLDFVLDYPRPVMPNIIPIGGLNCSPKKHRELPEGFSVVTKHQGPLVSMH
- the LOC116998676 gene encoding UDP-glucuronosyltransferase 1A1-like produces the protein MAPGLSPSPAVVVLLLTLLGLACAGKLLVVPMDGSHWLSMREVVDMLQQKGHEVVVVAPEVSLHIKPSKNFVMKMYSVPYTEEEMEKIFKSFFQVAFEEGSFFERFFKVYRSMKSLADLEFSSCEQLLQNKELISYLEESKFDAVFTDPFLPCGAILAEHLSLPSVYFLRGIPCGLDFEATQCPKPPSYVPRIHTDNTDRMTFLQRVKNLLHDIPDIFLCDFVFDQFSKLASEFLQREVTVLDLFRKSSVWLQRLDFVLDYPRPLMPNIIPIGGVNCAHKELPQVGLV